A genomic window from Xyrauchen texanus isolate HMW12.3.18 chromosome 31, RBS_HiC_50CHRs, whole genome shotgun sequence includes:
- the LOC127625417 gene encoding proenkephalin-B-like, whose amino-acid sequence MMEWSVLVLMLSLPTLSQADCSAQCLRCAQQISDVNSAVSRLTCECEGAVPSTRSLERCEKALQELSNELSDLNADVDRERSALNADELQEPAASNLVKRYGGFIKRIDKNKNKNKLFASPWKENAVLKGLFAKKYGDLLPKMGARDVPSITEDEEGEDVSDENETGVYDNDLPLNEVKRYGGFLRKFGPKTRDLGDDNSGQMLQKRYGGFMRRIRPKLRWDNQKRYGGFLRRHFKISARSAEEPSSYEDYGL is encoded by the exons ATGATGGAGTGGTCCGTTTTGGTGTTGATGCTGAGCTTGCCAACCTTGAGTCAGGCAGATTGCTCAGCGCAGTGTCTGAGATGCGCGCAACAGATTTCAGACGTGAACTCTGCAGTCAGCCGCTTG ACCTGTGAATGTGAAGGAGCCGTCCCATCTACTAGATCCCTAGAAAGATGCGAGAAGGCATTACAGGAGCTTTCAAATGAATTGTCGGACCTCAACGCCGATGTTGACCGAGAGCGAAGCGCGTTAAACGCGGACGAGCTCCAAGAGCCGGCGGCATCCAACCTCGTCAAACGATACGGGGGATTCATAAAGAGGATcgataagaataaaaataaaaataaactattcgCCTCACCCTGGAAGGAGAACGCCGTCCTTAAAGGATTGTTCGCGAAGAAATACGGAGATTTGCTCCCGAAAATGGGCGCGCGAGACGTCCCGTCGATAACGGAAGACGAGGAGGGGGAAGATGTCTCGGATGAAAATGAAACGGGAGTTTACGACAACGATCTTCCTTTAAACGAAGTCAAACGTTACGGGGGTTTTCTTCGGAAATTCGGGCCAAAGACACGCGACCTCGGGGATGACAACAGCGGGCAGATGTTGCAGAAAAGATACGGCGGTTTCATGCGAAGAATTCGCCCGAAGTTGAGGTGGGACAACCAAAAGCGATATGGCGGCTTTTTACGTCGCCATTTTAAAATTTCCGCGCGCTCTGCCGAGGAACCCTCATCTTACGAGGACTACGGGTTATAG